Proteins from a genomic interval of Candidatus Binataceae bacterium:
- the cofG gene encoding 7,8-didemethyl-8-hydroxy-5-deazariboflavin synthase CofG, protein MPELAVSTPRLAPLRNILDRALAGARLDEADAIALIECPDDMLPEVMAAAAALRDRGKGREVSYSRKVFLPVTNLCRDRCSYCTFRRDPGDPGAWTMTLHEIAAWSKRGLELGCKEALMCLGDKPELAFKEYRETLRERGASSTIEYVGQACGAALEQGLLPHTNAGIMTRDEMAILRPFNASMGLMLESISPRLRRRGGVHQWAPDKDPAIRMRMIDEAGALKIPFTTGILLGIGETPMERAQSLIAIRDSHERYGHIQEVIIQNFRAKPEIPLADAPEPDRFEMARAIATARLVLGPTMNVQAPPNLSPHEIELFLDAGINDWGGISPLSKDYVNPEAPWPHLEALANRCARAGFHLIQRLAIYPDYIDGEWVDPAMMPHINRLAAQLTAEV, encoded by the coding sequence ATGCCTGAGCTAGCGGTCAGTACTCCACGGCTCGCGCCGCTCCGCAACATCCTCGACCGAGCGCTCGCGGGCGCCCGTCTCGACGAAGCCGACGCGATCGCGCTTATTGAGTGTCCCGACGACATGCTGCCGGAGGTTATGGCCGCGGCGGCCGCGTTGCGCGATCGCGGCAAGGGTCGCGAGGTCAGCTATTCGCGCAAAGTCTTTTTGCCCGTCACCAATCTGTGCCGCGACCGATGCAGCTACTGCACTTTCCGCCGCGATCCCGGTGATCCCGGGGCCTGGACCATGACCCTGCATGAAATCGCCGCCTGGTCGAAGCGCGGCCTCGAGCTCGGATGCAAGGAAGCGCTGATGTGCCTCGGCGACAAGCCCGAGCTCGCCTTCAAGGAGTATCGGGAAACGCTGCGCGAGCGCGGCGCCAGCAGCACTATCGAGTATGTCGGGCAGGCTTGCGGCGCCGCGCTGGAGCAGGGACTTCTGCCCCATACCAACGCCGGCATCATGACCCGCGACGAGATGGCGATATTGCGGCCGTTCAACGCCAGCATGGGCCTGATGCTCGAAAGTATCTCGCCGCGCCTGCGCCGGCGCGGCGGCGTTCATCAGTGGGCGCCCGATAAGGATCCGGCGATCCGGATGCGCATGATCGACGAAGCGGGCGCGCTCAAGATCCCATTCACGACCGGAATCCTGCTCGGTATTGGCGAGACTCCGATGGAACGTGCGCAGAGTTTGATAGCGATTCGCGACTCGCACGAGCGCTACGGTCATATTCAGGAAGTGATTATCCAGAATTTCCGCGCCAAGCCCGAGATTCCGCTGGCGGACGCCCCCGAGCCCGATCGCTTCGAAATGGCGCGGGCGATCGCGACCGCGCGGCTCGTGCTCGGCCCTACGATGAACGTGCAGGCGCCGCCCAATCTCTCGCCGCACGAAATCGAACTCTTCCTCGACGCTGGAATCAACGACTGGGGCGGGATTTCGCCGCTCAGCAAGGACTACGTCAACCCCGAAGCGCCCTGGCCTCACCTTGAAGCCCTGGCGAATCGATGCGCGCGCGCCGGCTTTCACCTAATTCAGCGGCTCGCGATTTACCCCGACTATATCGATGGCGAGTGGGTCGATCCGGCTATGATGCCGCATATCAACCGCCTCGCCGCTCAGCTCACCGCGGAGGTCTAA
- a CDS encoding type 1 glutamine amidotransferase — MAKIVVLQHHPAETLGAIADALETAALAWQYIRVHEGQPIPESIRGAGGLIVMGGPQTVYQLDSFPYLRDEMRLIEAALKENKPILGVCLGSQLLAAALGAKVYRGATREIGWYPVRLTDDARDDRLLRGVATEFTAAHWHSDVFDLPAGATALASSEKTALQGYRYGEKAYGFLFHAEMTEEILTALVAEFGDGLKRVGLDGNAILAAAPRHLPQLGQIGATVFGRWASPIQGT, encoded by the coding sequence ATGGCGAAGATAGTTGTCCTCCAGCATCATCCGGCTGAGACTCTGGGCGCGATCGCGGATGCGCTCGAAACTGCCGCGCTCGCCTGGCAATACATCCGCGTCCACGAGGGCCAGCCGATTCCCGAATCGATCCGCGGCGCCGGCGGCCTGATCGTCATGGGCGGTCCGCAGACCGTCTATCAGCTCGACAGTTTTCCCTATCTGCGCGACGAGATGCGGCTGATTGAGGCGGCGCTCAAGGAGAACAAACCGATCCTCGGCGTCTGCCTCGGCAGCCAATTGCTCGCCGCCGCCCTCGGCGCCAAGGTCTATCGCGGCGCGACCCGCGAGATCGGATGGTACCCGGTGCGGCTCACCGATGACGCCCGCGACGATCGCCTCCTGCGCGGCGTCGCGACCGAATTTACCGCCGCCCACTGGCATAGCGACGTGTTTGATCTGCCCGCAGGCGCGACCGCGCTCGCGTCATCGGAAAAGACCGCCCTCCAGGGCTATCGCTACGGCGAAAAGGCCTACGGCTTCCTGTTTCATGCCGAGATGACCGAGGAGATCCTCACCGCTCTGGTCGCAGAGTTCGGCGACGGTCTGAAGCGTGTCGGCCTCGATGGGAACGCGATCCTCGCCGCCGCGCCGCGCCATCTGCCGCAACTAGGCCAGATCGGTGCCACGGTCTTTGGCCGCTGGGCAAGTCCCATCCAGGGCACATGA
- a CDS encoding FAD-dependent oxidoreductase, translated as MKLSRHWGEALWRRAKLIPAGASIPATPDVAIIGGGATGLSAAYHLARRGLRAVVFEADRVGSGASGRTGGIVLEGTATGPRPGARDCVPQLERLVTDLGIECDLRLPGCWEIVHQARGGGRRLPWFDDGAAISVARTVAGGSIEPGAMVAGLAEAAIAAGAIVFEHRRVAALKLSAAPALEVEGEEIHPGYVIVALNAWTATLIPRMPALRSALTYACLTAPLDDATLTSLGLDERMPFYTADTPYLWGRVCDGSIVFGAGLSFSEPDELERLEISGSDSVAILEWLEGRVRALNPALARVPIVARWAGPIAFREGLIPLLMRHPKAERVLIAGAYAGHGVAFSVHAGALMAAAIVDGAPLPSWGISDIKSA; from the coding sequence ATGAAGTTATCGCGCCATTGGGGCGAGGCTCTTTGGCGGCGGGCCAAGCTGATTCCCGCAGGCGCTTCGATTCCGGCAACGCCCGACGTTGCGATCATCGGCGGCGGGGCGACTGGCCTGTCGGCAGCCTACCACCTTGCACGGCGCGGCCTGCGCGCCGTCGTCTTCGAGGCCGATCGCGTGGGTTCCGGCGCCAGCGGACGCACCGGCGGTATCGTGCTCGAAGGCACCGCGACCGGACCACGTCCCGGCGCGCGTGACTGTGTTCCGCAACTCGAACGACTCGTCACCGATCTCGGAATTGAATGCGACCTGCGCCTGCCCGGATGCTGGGAGATCGTTCATCAGGCGCGCGGCGGAGGCCGCCGCTTGCCCTGGTTCGACGATGGCGCTGCGATCAGCGTCGCGCGCACGGTCGCGGGCGGCTCGATCGAGCCCGGCGCGATGGTCGCCGGACTCGCCGAGGCCGCGATCGCCGCGGGCGCAATCGTGTTCGAACATCGGCGCGTCGCCGCGCTGAAACTTTCCGCAGCGCCTGCGCTCGAAGTCGAAGGAGAGGAAATCCATCCCGGCTACGTGATCGTCGCGCTCAACGCCTGGACTGCCACGCTGATTCCGCGAATGCCGGCCCTACGCAGCGCGCTGACCTATGCCTGCCTGACCGCGCCGCTCGATGACGCGACACTCACGAGCCTCGGCCTCGATGAGCGGATGCCTTTTTATACCGCTGATACGCCCTATTTGTGGGGGCGTGTGTGCGATGGCAGTATTGTCTTCGGCGCCGGGCTGAGCTTCAGCGAACCCGACGAGCTCGAACGCCTTGAGATCTCAGGCAGTGATTCGGTCGCTATTCTCGAGTGGCTCGAAGGCCGCGTCCGCGCGCTCAACCCCGCGCTCGCGAGAGTACCGATTGTCGCGCGATGGGCTGGGCCGATCGCTTTTCGCGAGGGCCTCATACCGCTCCTGATGCGCCATCCCAAGGCCGAGCGCGTGCTGATCGCGGGCGCCTACGCCGGGCACGGCGTTGCTTTCAGCGTTCATGCCGGGGCGCTGATGGCTGCGGCGATCGTCGACGGCGCGCCGCTACCGTCGTGGGGCATATCCGACATAAAATCTGCCTGA
- a CDS encoding anti-sigma factor, producing MVKNSSASSATGPSTSSSRGTQAVNPQAAIKRRAQRTSRLRQPAFWNAIAGMGLALALACAVVAVEFGAQSGHRAGQLRRHLDLLQSRISLMQAHLLVANREIAGLRDQAAARREFTRVLATPDCRIIHLWPAERAPGPAAVIVTSRRLAAAVLEVTGLPALAPDQQYRLWWVQRHGPMVPAQPAIPAEKEHNGIAVEESAPPIDTIAAVLMLERNADGNPLSSPILKGEFHEPMKR from the coding sequence ATGGTGAAGAATTCGTCGGCAAGTTCCGCGACAGGTCCCTCGACAAGTTCTTCGAGGGGCACTCAGGCAGTTAACCCGCAGGCCGCGATCAAACGTCGCGCCCAGCGGACGTCCCGCCTGCGCCAACCGGCTTTCTGGAACGCCATAGCCGGGATGGGGTTAGCCCTGGCACTCGCCTGCGCGGTCGTCGCGGTGGAATTCGGCGCGCAATCGGGTCATCGCGCCGGTCAACTGCGACGTCATCTCGACCTGCTGCAGTCGCGGATCAGCCTGATGCAGGCTCATCTGCTGGTCGCAAATCGTGAGATTGCCGGACTGCGCGATCAGGCCGCAGCGCGCCGCGAGTTCACCCGCGTCCTCGCCACCCCCGACTGCCGAATCATTCACCTGTGGCCCGCCGAGCGGGCGCCCGGTCCGGCGGCTGTGATCGTGACGAGCCGGCGGCTGGCTGCAGCGGTGCTGGAAGTTACTGGATTGCCCGCCCTCGCACCGGATCAGCAGTACCGCCTTTGGTGGGTGCAACGTCACGGCCCGATGGTCCCCGCGCAGCCCGCGATACCGGCGGAAAAGGAGCATAACGGAATCGCAGTCGAGGAATCCGCCCCACCCATCGATACGATTGCGGCGGTGCTGATGCTGGAACGCAACGCCGACGGCAATCCACTCAGTTCACCGATTCTCAAAGGTGAGTTCCACGAACCAATGAAACGTTAA
- a CDS encoding 3-deoxy-7-phosphoheptulonate synthase — protein sequence MTRQIQDIRIRGTEPLTAPRILKAELPIDEAIVDTVFGARETIRAMLRGADRRLLCIVGPCSIHDPEAAIDYARRLADLKRRLERQLFILMRVYFEKPRTTVGWKGLINDPHMDDSCDVQAGLRIARRLLLEITRLGLAAATEMLDPITPQYTADLIAWSAIGARTTESQTHREMASGLSMPVGFKNTTDGNLQVAVNAIESARRPHAFLGINQDGVTAIVRTAGNPDAHVVLRGGKTPNFDAASIAECGRMLAKASLAPRLIVDCSHAQTAKDFTRQPLVLEALVEQICAGEPAIMGVMLESNLEAGNQPLTGDRAALKYGVSITDPCIDWLATERCLVKAAERLDRHAGAAEG from the coding sequence ATGACGCGGCAGATTCAGGATATTCGCATCCGTGGCACGGAACCTTTAACGGCGCCGCGGATTCTCAAGGCAGAATTGCCGATCGACGAGGCGATTGTGGACACGGTCTTCGGGGCCCGCGAGACGATTCGCGCGATGCTCCGCGGCGCGGACCGGCGGCTGCTGTGTATCGTCGGTCCGTGCTCGATTCATGATCCGGAAGCCGCGATCGATTATGCACGCCGGCTCGCCGATCTGAAGCGCCGGCTCGAGCGGCAGCTCTTCATCCTGATGCGCGTGTATTTCGAGAAGCCGCGCACCACCGTGGGCTGGAAGGGGCTGATCAACGATCCTCACATGGACGACAGTTGCGACGTGCAGGCCGGGCTGCGAATCGCGCGGCGGCTGCTGCTTGAGATTACGCGGCTGGGGCTGGCGGCGGCGACCGAGATGCTCGACCCAATCACGCCGCAGTACACCGCCGATCTGATCGCGTGGTCGGCGATTGGCGCGCGCACGACCGAGTCGCAAACCCATCGCGAGATGGCGAGCGGGCTGTCGATGCCGGTGGGTTTCAAGAACACGACGGACGGCAATCTACAAGTCGCGGTCAATGCGATTGAATCGGCGCGGCGTCCGCACGCCTTCCTCGGGATCAACCAGGATGGCGTCACGGCGATCGTGCGCACCGCGGGCAATCCCGACGCCCACGTCGTATTGCGCGGCGGCAAAACACCCAACTTTGACGCGGCGAGCATCGCGGAGTGCGGGCGGATGCTCGCGAAGGCCTCCCTCGCGCCGCGCTTGATTGTCGATTGCTCGCACGCGCAAACCGCGAAGGACTTCACGCGTCAGCCCCTCGTGCTTGAGGCCCTGGTCGAGCAGATTTGTGCGGGCGAACCGGCGATCATGGGCGTGATGCTCGAGAGTAATCTGGAGGCGGGCAACCAGCCGCTGACCGGCGACCGCGCCGCACTGAAATACGGCGTCTCGATCACCGATCCGTGTATCGATTGGCTGGCGACTGAACGGTGTCTCGTGAAGGCGGCCGAACGTCTAGATCGGCACGCTGGCGCCGCCGAGGGCTGA
- a CDS encoding nicotinate phosphoribosyltransferase, producing MKIDLRLDPAEMPLLIDLYELTMAASYFQLGFNQPATFAVSVRRMPLRRGFLVAAGLERLLEAVEAFHFDQSALDYLSSLKLFAPEFLTWLGTMRFTGEICAITEGTVFFADEPILEITAPLIEAQLLETLVLNQLGPASLLATKAARVMLAARGRSLIDFGLRRAHGADAGLLAARSSYLAGFIGTSNVLAGRRYGIPLYGTMAHSYVMAHDGERAAFEHYTQLFPDLSALLVDTYDTLAGVENAARVALELKRKGHKLQAIRLDSGDLAALSLAARRVLDREGLREVAIFATGNLDEYRIDQLLRAGAPIDAFGVGAETAVSGDAPSLDMVYKLAEYAGAPRMKISIGKTSAPGRRQIFRALNPKGGFYSDLIALAQEGAVSVAHEFKPAPSETIPLLQRVMTGGHRIGAPPVLVESRAHLLESLAHLEQCYKDLEKPDSYPVRQTAALDALVISERMRSARRQER from the coding sequence ATGAAGATTGACCTGCGCCTCGATCCTGCCGAAATGCCGCTGCTCATCGATCTGTATGAGCTGACGATGGCGGCGAGTTACTTCCAGCTTGGCTTCAATCAGCCCGCGACCTTCGCCGTGAGCGTACGGCGGATGCCGTTGCGGCGGGGCTTTCTCGTCGCGGCCGGGCTGGAGCGCCTGCTCGAGGCGGTCGAGGCCTTTCACTTCGATCAGTCAGCCTTGGATTACCTCAGTTCGCTCAAGCTCTTTGCGCCCGAGTTTCTCACGTGGCTGGGAACGATGCGTTTCACCGGCGAGATCTGCGCGATCACCGAGGGGACAGTTTTTTTTGCCGACGAGCCGATCCTCGAGATCACCGCCCCGCTGATCGAAGCTCAACTGCTCGAGACGCTCGTGCTCAACCAGCTCGGACCGGCAAGCTTGCTGGCGACCAAGGCAGCGCGCGTGATGCTGGCGGCGCGCGGCCGCAGCCTGATCGATTTTGGCTTGCGTCGCGCGCACGGCGCGGACGCCGGTCTGCTCGCCGCGCGTTCGAGTTACCTCGCCGGCTTTATCGGCACGTCGAACGTTCTCGCCGGCCGCCGCTACGGGATCCCGCTCTACGGCACTATGGCCCACAGTTACGTGATGGCGCATGACGGCGAACGCGCCGCCTTCGAGCATTACACGCAACTCTTCCCCGACCTCAGCGCGCTGCTCGTGGATACTTACGACACGCTCGCGGGCGTGGAGAATGCCGCGCGGGTCGCGCTTGAGCTCAAACGTAAAGGTCATAAACTTCAGGCGATTCGTCTGGACAGCGGCGACCTCGCCGCACTCAGCCTTGCCGCGCGCCGCGTTCTGGATCGCGAGGGGCTGCGCGAGGTCGCGATCTTCGCGACCGGCAACCTCGACGAATACCGCATCGATCAATTGCTCCGCGCCGGCGCGCCGATCGATGCGTTCGGGGTCGGCGCTGAGACCGCGGTCAGCGGCGACGCGCCGTCGCTAGATATGGTTTACAAGCTGGCCGAGTATGCCGGTGCGCCAAGGATGAAAATTTCGATTGGTAAAACCTCAGCGCCGGGGCGTAGGCAGATTTTCCGTGCGCTCAATCCCAAAGGCGGCTTCTACTCTGATCTGATCGCCTTGGCGCAGGAGGGCGCGGTCAGTGTCGCCCACGAATTCAAACCCGCACCGTCCGAGACGATCCCGCTCTTGCAGCGTGTCATGACTGGCGGCCATAGAATCGGCGCGCCTCCTGTGCTGGTTGAGTCGCGCGCACACCTGCTCGAGTCGCTGGCGCATCTGGAACAGTGCTACAAGGATCTCGAAAAGCCGGATTCTTACCCGGTGCGCCAGACTGCGGCGCTTGACGCGCTGGTGATCAGCGAACGGATGCGCAGCGCGCGCCGTCAAGAACGCTAG
- a CDS encoding ATP-binding protein yields the protein MAENSESEGLRTALRPAPPHPELAVAELRHASPAKPDELEQAFRVSDGNELLGQERALEAIRLALGIDAPGYNVFVSGMRSREERQSVVRLLEERAAAMPTPGDWVYVNNFRNPEEPVAIYLAAGQGVALRSRMQELISYILDQLPKAFRREDFDQERTALREKYSKRAQELFGAFENRARERGLGLRAGPGGQMMFIPLIRGKQPESPEELQREMQALSEAERDALGKAQGELQGELATLMMRQQEITRELIADIRAIERAFASRLISPAITALKDFFKNPAVASYLDQVTEHMLSRLERFRESEPDGSDDGELPGRPPQRPGAERFGDYQINVLVDNSGRSGAPVISEDAPSYRNLFGTIDRVIDPMGRSATDFTRIIAGSFLKAHGGFLLLDLEDAVVEPGVWKTLKRALRSGRLTVETFEPMPFFSLSGIKPQPIEVRNKLAVLGGAQLYNLLYFYDPEFAQLFKIKAEVRPVIDATEAAALHYAARIGMLARRENLPPFDGQALSAIVEYGMRLTGNRGRVASSLEPIEDLARQAAYFARAAQAALVIRAHVERALREHALRLNFIEEEIRRLIAEGTIIVELEGAAVGQINGLAVLDVGGYSFGRPSRVTATVAVGQAGLINIEREARLSGSTHDKGIMILSGFLRNRFGQERPLTLSASICFEQSYSGIDGDSASSTELYALLSALSGVPLRQDLAVTGSVDQFGAVQAIGGVNQKIEGFFRVCKAVGLTGRQGVMAPRANVRNLMLDDETIAAVEAGRFHIYTADTIEHGIELLTGVRAGTIDEPGTIFYLAAKRLREMGDRLCEQHPSETRVIHEAASAPPAPPGAPVPPEPQR from the coding sequence ATGGCTGAGAATAGTGAGAGCGAGGGCTTGCGGACCGCGCTGCGGCCGGCCCCGCCGCACCCGGAACTAGCCGTCGCCGAGCTGCGCCACGCATCTCCCGCGAAGCCCGACGAACTCGAGCAGGCCTTCCGCGTGAGCGACGGCAATGAATTGCTCGGCCAGGAGCGCGCGCTCGAGGCGATTCGGCTGGCGCTGGGAATCGACGCGCCGGGCTACAACGTCTTTGTCAGCGGCATGCGCTCGCGCGAGGAACGCCAATCCGTCGTGCGGCTGCTCGAGGAGCGGGCGGCGGCGATGCCGACGCCGGGCGATTGGGTCTACGTCAACAATTTCCGCAATCCCGAAGAGCCGGTCGCGATCTATCTGGCGGCGGGGCAGGGCGTCGCACTGCGCAGCCGCATGCAGGAGTTGATCAGCTACATCCTCGATCAGCTCCCCAAGGCTTTTCGCCGTGAGGATTTCGACCAGGAGCGCACCGCCTTGCGTGAGAAGTACAGCAAGCGCGCACAGGAGCTGTTCGGCGCGTTCGAGAATCGCGCGCGCGAGCGCGGCCTCGGCCTGCGCGCCGGCCCGGGCGGACAGATGATGTTTATCCCGTTGATTCGCGGCAAGCAGCCGGAGTCGCCCGAGGAGTTGCAGCGCGAAATGCAAGCGCTATCCGAGGCAGAGCGCGACGCACTGGGCAAAGCGCAGGGCGAGCTCCAGGGCGAACTCGCGACGCTGATGATGCGCCAGCAGGAGATCACGCGCGAGCTGATTGCGGATATTCGCGCGATCGAGCGCGCTTTCGCGAGCCGCCTGATTAGTCCGGCGATCACCGCGCTGAAGGACTTCTTCAAGAACCCGGCGGTGGCGAGCTATCTCGATCAGGTGACCGAGCACATGCTGAGCCGCCTCGAGCGCTTCCGCGAAAGCGAGCCCGACGGGTCGGACGACGGCGAGCTCCCCGGGCGTCCGCCGCAACGCCCCGGCGCCGAGCGCTTTGGCGACTACCAGATTAACGTGCTGGTCGATAATTCTGGCCGCAGCGGAGCGCCAGTGATCAGCGAAGACGCGCCGAGCTACCGCAACCTGTTCGGCACGATCGACCGCGTTATCGATCCGATGGGCCGTTCCGCCACCGACTTCACACGCATCATCGCCGGCTCGTTTTTGAAGGCTCACGGCGGTTTTCTGCTGCTGGACCTCGAAGACGCCGTCGTCGAGCCCGGCGTCTGGAAGACCCTCAAGCGCGCGCTCCGGAGCGGTCGCCTGACAGTCGAGACCTTCGAGCCGATGCCGTTTTTCTCGCTCAGCGGAATCAAGCCGCAGCCGATCGAAGTGCGCAACAAGCTCGCGGTCCTGGGCGGGGCTCAGCTCTACAACCTGCTCTATTTTTACGATCCCGAATTCGCGCAACTGTTCAAGATCAAGGCCGAGGTCCGGCCGGTGATCGACGCCACTGAAGCGGCGGCGCTGCACTACGCCGCGCGTATCGGGATGCTGGCGCGGCGAGAAAACTTGCCGCCCTTCGACGGTCAGGCGCTGAGCGCGATCGTCGAGTATGGGATGCGCCTGACGGGTAATCGCGGCCGCGTCGCCAGCAGCCTCGAGCCGATCGAGGACCTGGCGCGTCAGGCGGCCTACTTCGCCCGCGCCGCGCAGGCCGCGCTCGTCATCCGCGCGCACGTCGAACGCGCGCTGCGGGAGCATGCCCTCCGCCTCAACTTTATCGAAGAGGAAATTCGGCGGCTCATCGCCGAAGGCACGATCATCGTCGAACTGGAGGGCGCGGCCGTCGGTCAAATCAACGGGCTGGCGGTGCTCGATGTCGGCGGCTACAGCTTCGGGCGGCCGTCGCGCGTCACCGCCACCGTTGCCGTCGGTCAGGCGGGCCTCATCAATATCGAGCGCGAAGCCCGTCTTTCCGGCTCCACTCACGACAAAGGCATTATGATCCTCAGCGGTTTTCTGCGAAATCGCTTCGGGCAGGAACGGCCGCTGACGCTCTCCGCCAGCATCTGCTTCGAGCAGTCGTATTCCGGTATCGACGGCGACAGCGCCAGCTCGACGGAACTCTACGCGCTGCTCTCCGCGCTTAGTGGCGTCCCGCTTCGCCAGGATCTTGCGGTGACCGGATCGGTGGATCAGTTCGGCGCCGTGCAGGCGATCGGCGGGGTCAACCAGAAGATCGAAGGCTTCTTTCGCGTCTGCAAAGCGGTCGGGCTTACCGGCCGCCAGGGCGTGATGGCGCCGCGCGCAAATGTGCGCAATCTGATGCTCGATGACGAGACGATCGCCGCGGTCGAGGCGGGCAGGTTTCACATCTACACCGCCGACACGATCGAGCATGGAATCGAGTTACTCACCGGCGTGCGTGCGGGCACGATCGATGAACCCGGAACGATCTTTTATCTGGCCGCCAAACGGCTGCGCGAGATGGGCGACCGGCTGTGCGAGCAGCATCCGTCGGAGACGCGCGTAATTCACGAAGCGGCGTCCGCGCCGCCCGCGCCGCCGGGCGCGCCGGTCCCGCCCGAACCGCAGCGTTGA
- the hpnJ gene encoding hopanoid biosynthesis associated radical SAM protein HpnJ: protein MDYMKTLFLNPPSYDDFDGGAGSRYQATREVWSFWYPTWLAYPAGLIPGARLLDAPPHNFTPEMTVAEAKNYDLVVLHTSTPSLTMDIRTAESIKAANRNCTIAFVGGHPTARAEETLKLSQAIDIAARKEFDHSMVEVAQGMDWGKVNGISYRRNGMLHHNPDRSILSNEELDALPFVTEVYAQNLDYLRYNSPYCNYPYVSMYTGRGCPARCTFCLWPQVTQGHKYRVRSPENVYEEVAAMKAKFPKMKELFFDDDTFTADAMRARKIAQLLKPLGITWSTNSRANVDYETLKIMKDGGLRLFVVGYESGNAEILKNIKKGVRIDRARRFTKDCHDVGILIHGTFILGLPGESRATIAESMQFAREMDCETIQVSLASPYPGTELFEYVSANGYLAIDPLLDASGYQKCSVQYPGLSADEIYQSVERFYRSFYFRPKYIFKSVRKMLSSSEECKRLLKEGAQFLSTMRQRRAQVRNSPQSAQAA from the coding sequence ATGGATTACATGAAAACGCTTTTCCTCAACCCGCCATCCTACGACGACTTCGACGGCGGCGCGGGCTCGCGTTACCAGGCGACACGCGAGGTCTGGTCCTTCTGGTATCCGACCTGGCTGGCCTATCCGGCGGGATTGATTCCGGGCGCACGGTTGCTTGATGCGCCGCCGCACAATTTCACCCCCGAAATGACCGTGGCCGAGGCCAAGAACTACGATCTTGTAGTCCTGCACACCTCGACCCCCTCGCTGACTATGGACATCCGCACGGCGGAATCGATCAAAGCCGCGAACCGCAACTGCACGATTGCTTTCGTCGGCGGCCATCCGACGGCGCGGGCCGAAGAGACCCTCAAGCTCTCGCAGGCGATCGATATCGCCGCGCGCAAGGAGTTCGATCACTCGATGGTCGAGGTTGCTCAGGGGATGGATTGGGGCAAGGTTAACGGGATCAGCTATCGGCGCAACGGGATGCTCCATCACAATCCGGATCGCTCGATCCTGAGTAACGAAGAGCTCGATGCGCTGCCGTTCGTCACCGAGGTCTATGCGCAGAACCTCGATTACCTGCGCTACAACAGCCCCTACTGCAATTATCCCTACGTCTCGATGTACACCGGCCGCGGCTGTCCGGCGCGCTGCACTTTTTGCCTGTGGCCACAGGTCACCCAGGGTCACAAGTACCGCGTGCGCAGCCCCGAGAATGTTTACGAAGAAGTCGCCGCGATGAAGGCGAAGTTCCCCAAAATGAAGGAGTTGTTCTTCGACGACGACACCTTCACCGCCGACGCGATGCGCGCGCGCAAAATCGCGCAGTTGCTCAAACCGCTCGGGATTACCTGGTCAACCAACTCGCGCGCTAACGTCGATTACGAGACCCTTAAGATCATGAAGGATGGTGGGTTGCGCCTGTTCGTCGTCGGCTATGAGAGCGGCAATGCCGAAATTCTCAAGAACATCAAAAAGGGCGTGCGCATCGACCGCGCCCGCCGCTTCACCAAAGACTGCCATGACGTCGGCATCCTGATTCACGGAACTTTCATCCTCGGGCTGCCGGGCGAAAGCCGCGCGACGATCGCCGAATCGATGCAGTTTGCGCGCGAGATGGATTGCGAGACCATCCAGGTTTCGCTGGCCTCGCCCTACCCGGGGACGGAGCTGTTCGAGTACGTGAGCGCCAATGGCTATCTGGCGATTGACCCGCTGCTCGACGCCTCGGGCTATCAGAAGTGCTCGGTGCAGTATCCAGGTCTCAGCGCTGACGAGATCTATCAGTCGGTCGAGCGCTTCTACCGCAGCTTTTACTTCCGCCCGAAATATATTTTCAAGTCGGTGCGCAAGATGCTGAGCTCGTCCGAGGAGTGCAAGCGCCTGCTGAAAGAAGGGGCGCAATTTCTCTCGACGATGCGCCAGCGGCGCGCGCAAGTGCGCAATTCGCCGCAAAGTGCGCAGGCTGCCTAG